The Salmo trutta chromosome 6, fSalTru1.1, whole genome shotgun sequence genomic sequence TAGCTCAGCTTGCTGCTGCACTTCACTTGAAGGCTGTTTTTGGAGTAGCGTAGCTGCCTACTCAATCTCAATGACCACGTAGGGCTTTCTGTTTGGAGCCATTTTCACCTCAGGACTTTTAACCTAATATGTTGAGGGACTTTTTACTATATTATTCTGCTCTGTTGTGGAACTACTGCAGAGATCTTCAATTTGTGGTATAAATATTTGTCTATTGTACTAAgttatttctctgtctctccctctctaaggCCTGGGGAAGACAAAGAGGAAGACGAGTGCCCGCGATGCCTCGCCAACGCCCAGCACGGACGCAGAGTACCCATCCAATGGCGGCGGAGGTAGCAGCGCCGAGCGTATCTACGACCTCAGCATCCCAGCCCTGGTCAAGTTCGCCTACACGGCGGAGCGGGAAGACGAGCTGACACTGGTGAAGGGGTCAAGGGTCATTGTCATGGAGAAGTGTAGCGACGGCTGGTGGCGAGGGAGTTCTGAAGGTCGGGTAGGCTGGTTCCCCTCTAACTATGtcctggaggagggggaggaggaggccgTCTCGGGGGACCTAAGCGGAGGTTACCCAGGACAGGGGGCAGGGTCGGGAGGGGTGACCAACGGGACCATCAGGGCACTCCACACTGTTCAGACACTGTACCCCTTCAGCTCTGTGACCGACGAGGAGCTGAACTTTGAAAAGGGCGAGGTGATGGAGGTGCTGGAGAAACCGGAGAACGACCCTGAGTGGTGGCGGTGTCGGAACGCCCGTGGACAGGTGGGCCTGGTGCCAAAGAACTATGTGGTTATCCTTAGCGACGATCCGGCCCCTGGGGGCGGGATGGGCTCGGGCCCCCACTCGCCCCAGATCAACTACACAGGGCCGGCCCGCGTGGGAAAGTTTGCCGGGAAGGACTGGTACTATGGGGGAGTGACCAGGCATCAGGCAGAGTGTGCGCTCAACGAGAGAGGAGGTCAGGGAGACTTCCTGGTCAGAGACAGCGAATCATCGGTGAGTGGTCGATAGAGTATTGTGATTGGTGGAAACGGGGGGAGAACAGTTGATTTTTGTGTCTCTGATTATTTATATAATAATGTACTCTATGGTTTACGATAGCTTTATCATACTGTATTTTGAGCTGTTTTTATTGGGAAAGCTGTCTTGAGGGAAATCGTACATTATTCAGTGGGATGGGTGGACTTTACAGTAGAACTAAGGCCCCCTCTAGTGGTTTAAGAATGAAACTCCATGGCACTAATCATCCGTgcttatctctcactctctctcccagcccaGTGATTTCTCCGTGTCCCTCAAGGCGATGGGAAAGAACAAGCATTTCAAGGTTGCGCTGGCGGACGGGGTCTACTGTATCGGCCAGAGACGCTTCAGCAGCATGGACGAACTGGTGGAGCACTACAAGAAAGCCCCGATCTTCACCAGCGAACATGGAGACAAACTCTACCTGGTCAAACCGCTGCTGTGACCACACACAAATGCTCGCGTTCATACatttgcatacacacacacactctggacccCGGTGCTCGGCCTGGCCTAACAACAAGCCTTATTACTGGACTTGCCACTGACTGATTGAGCGCAGCAATATCCACAGGTCTGCCCATGCTCCTTCAATACAGGAGCTAACAGTCACCATAAAACTcaacagaaaacagagagagactcaAATGGTACATGTTGGCCACCGTAGCTCAGATTCCTTTCAGAATAATGACATTGAGTACTGTCCAGAAGTGTCCAGAGAACAGCTTCAGTAAGGGACCGTCTGTAAACACCCGCTCTTTGCCTTGGCTGACAACTCCACCTCCTAGTATAGCCCTGCCGGTGCCTCTAGGTGTTTGGAGTGAGCACGGATGGGGATTTACAGTCAATGGTTCCTTCACAACAGCTACATACACTATGAAAGTGAATATTTAATGTGTTGACCGTGACACATCACATTATCACTGGAGACCTTTGATTTTGGGGAAAAACAAACGGGAGGAGAGAAACAGCTCTTCTCTTTTTGCGCGTCTCCAGCAGGTCTTGTTGCTTTGTCTGTCGTTATCGAGTGAACCGTCCCTTGCAGGAAGTAGTATTACCATTTCCATAAAGACTGTTGTACCAGAAAGAATGGCACCACAAATGG encodes the following:
- the LOC115195131 gene encoding cytoplasmic protein NCK2; this encodes MKVMDQLSELAEEGRLKQKQLLIAVTLPLVFLCLGKTKRKTSARDASPTPSTDAEYPSNGGGGSSAERIYDLSIPALVKFAYTAEREDELTLVKGSRVIVMEKCSDGWWRGSSEGRVGWFPSNYVLEEGEEEAVSGDLSGGYPGQGAGSGGVTNGTIRALHTVQTLYPFSSVTDEELNFEKGEVMEVLEKPENDPEWWRCRNARGQVGLVPKNYVVILSDDPAPGGGMGSGPHSPQINYTGPARVGKFAGKDWYYGGVTRHQAECALNERGGQGDFLVRDSESSPSDFSVSLKAMGKNKHFKVALADGVYCIGQRRFSSMDELVEHYKKAPIFTSEHGDKLYLVKPLL